Proteins co-encoded in one Methylomonas albis genomic window:
- a CDS encoding aspartate carbamoyltransferase yields the protein MNKTLFLAMLTLSVSAVQAIPPVDPARLDEVQERGSHVMPFDLEKTLHIFDKTETGGLQQVIAKDAADSEQIGLARSHLSQLATHFAAGDFSGPRRIHGDDMPGVKALASAAGKIRFVYRELPNGAEIEYATADKALIEAIHSYFDAQLSDHARHAVPGGHGMHHGHQP from the coding sequence ATGAATAAAACACTCTTTTTAGCCATGCTGACATTGTCGGTCTCCGCCGTCCAGGCTATTCCGCCGGTCGATCCGGCCCGACTCGACGAAGTGCAGGAGCGCGGCAGCCATGTGATGCCGTTTGATCTGGAAAAAACCCTGCATATCTTCGATAAGACCGAAACCGGCGGACTTCAACAAGTGATAGCCAAGGATGCCGCTGACAGCGAACAAATTGGCTTGGCGCGCAGCCATCTGTCGCAACTGGCTACGCATTTTGCCGCTGGCGATTTTTCCGGGCCGCGCCGTATCCATGGTGACGATATGCCTGGGGTTAAGGCGCTGGCGTCGGCGGCCGGAAAAATACGTTTCGTTTATCGGGAGTTGCCGAACGGCGCGGAAATCGAATATGCGACGGCAGATAAGGCGTTGATCGAGGCTATACATAGTTATTTCGACGCTCAGCTCAGCGACCACGCCCGTCATGCGGTGCCCGGCGGACATGGCATGCATCACGGTCATCAGCCATAA